AATGAATTTTCACCGGATTCAGAAGTTGAATTCCCCAGGTATTTACCCTTTTCGCCATAATATTTATTCTCATAGCTGCCATCCTTGCCCATAATGGTCTCAGTCCTGATTCCCTTGATGTCTTCATCATAGATAATTGTCTGGGAAGGTGTAGAATTCTCGTATACAGTAAGGCTGTTATAATAATATTCACTTTCCGGATCCTTATAACTGAAGATTTTTCCGGAGAAAGTACCATCTGCCTTATAGACCATATCTTCCAGCAATCTACCTTTATCATCATAAGATTGAGAAGGTCCCACCTGTTTCCCGTTAGAATAAGTTACCATGCTCATTACCTTTCCTTCGGGAGTATACCATGTTACTTTTCCATCGAAAACCTCATTGCTTGGAGTAGTATCAGAAGCCAGGCCTTCCATTTGAAGAGTTCCGTTTTTGTAAAAATCCTTGATTAAGGTAAGCTTACCCTTTGCAGAAGTTTCACGGTAATATTCCATGTTCTCCTTTGTCGTTTTTTCCCAATTCTCATCGAAATAAATTTTTTCCTGAGCATATACGTTGATGCTGAGTACCAGCGCAAGTAACGCGGATGTAAATAGTTTTTTCATGTTTTTATTAAGGTTTGATTTTTTGTTTAAGGTTAATTCGCTTTCGTGTACTACTGAAAGTAAGAGGGTAAAAGCTGTTGAAGAGACGAGATAAATCTGTCTGAAATAATTTTACATTGAAATTGTGTTTAAATATCATAAGTCCGAAGACAATAAAATATGTGGTGCTTTTTGATTTAAAACCCCAAATATAAATCAATTTGACGAGAAATATAAATAAAATGAACCGATTTGTTCACTTTTGCGTGTAAAAATCTGATTACAATCGTTTTAAAGAATCTGAAAATACCATTCAGGAAACCATAAACCCCCGGATTATTTCTGAGCATCGGATATACGATAAAATTTATTAAATTTAGCCAACAGAAAAATCTAATATTTCATGATAGATAAAAGAGTAAAAAATGCAAAGGAGGCCATCGAGGGAATTAAAGATGGAATGACACTGATGCTGGGCGGGTTTGGACTTTGTGGAATCCCTGAAAATTCAATTAATGCTTTGGTAGAAAGTGATGTGAAAGATTTAACATGCATCTCAAACAACGCTGGAGTAGATGATTTCGGATTAGGATTACTTCTTCACAAAAGACAGATAAAAAAAATGATTTCGTCTTATGTAGGAGAAAATGCTGAATTTGAAAGACAAATGCTTTCAGGAGAGCTTGATGTTGAACTAACTCCACAAGGAACCTTGGCAGAAAAATGCAGAGCAGCGCAGGCCGGAATTCCTGCTTTTTATACCCCTGCAGGCTATGGAACTGAGATAGCAGAAGGAAAAGAAGTGAAAGAATTTCACGGAAAACCTCATATTCTGGAACATGCCTATGAAGCAGATTATTCTATTGTAAAAGCATGGAAAGGAGATCACGCCGGAAACCTTATTTTCAAAGGATCCGCAAGAAACTTCAATCACCCAATGGCTGGAGCAGCGAAAATTACGATTGCTGAAGTAGAAGAATTGGTAGAACCGGGAGAATTAGACCCCAACCAGATCCATATTCCGGGAATCATGATCCAGAGAATTTTCCAGGGTGAGAAATTTGAAAAAAGAATAGAACAACGTACAACCAGAAAAAAATAAGAAGAATGTTATCAAAAGAAGATATCGCAAGACGTATTTCCAAAGAAGTTAAGGATGGTTATTACGTAAACCTGGGAATAGGAATTCCAACTCTGGTTGCCAACTACGTTTCAGAAAATATTTCCGTAGAATTTCAAAGTGAAAATGGAGTGCTGGGAATGGGGCCTTTCCCTTTTGAAGGTGAAGAAGATGCAGACATCATCAATGCCGGAAAACAAACCATCACTATTTTGCCGGGTGGTTCATTCTTCGATTCAGCTTTTAGTTTCGGAATGATTCGCGGACAAAAAGTTGACCTTACCATTCTTGGAGCGATGGAAGTTTCAGAGAACGGAGATATTGCCAACTGGAAAATTCCGGGAAAAATGGTAAAAGGAATGGGAGGAGCAATGGATTTGGTGGCTTCTGCAGAAAATATTATCGTAGCAATGATGCACGTAAACAAAGCAGGAGAGAGCAAGATTCTTAAAAAATGTACACTGCCCTTAACAGGAGTAAATTGTGTAAAAAGAGTGGTTACGGAATTAGCCGTATTGGACATCACCCCGAACGGATTCAAACTGGTGGAAAGAGCACCGGGTGTTTCAGTAGAAGACATTATCAAAGCTACAGAAGCAGATCTGATCATTGATGGCGAAGTTCCTGAAATGCAGCTATAAGTAAAATACAAAACCTTGCCCACAGCGAGGTTTTTTTATTGTACAAGATTGTTTTTTGTGGGGATATGTATTCCTTTACATGACAGAGGAAGCCGAAACACAAAAAATAAAGACTGTCTCAGTTATGAAGCAGTCTTTTATTTTATCCATTAAGATACAGCGGTTATTATCAATCTAATTTGTAACCTCAAATATCTAACTTCTAATTCTTATTTATTATCCTGTGCCCCGAAAACCTTCTGCAATATGCTGGTAGTTCTCATAGCCGGAGTATTTCTGATTCCGCTTTCCTTATCAGCTACCATTTTGAAAACCCCATTGATGGTTTCAGTGGTAACATACTCATTAAGGTCTGTTGTTACAGATTGTCCTGTAAATGTATTATATTTTGAAATAAGGTTTTTCCAAACAGTATCTGCACCTACTTTTCCTAGTGAAGCTTTTACTTTGGGCTGGAAAGCTGTAAATAACTGACTTTGTGTTTTGCCTTTTAAATAGTTGGTAGCAGCATTATCCGTTCCCAATAAGATATTCTTAGCATCTGTAATGGTCATAGAGGTGATCGCATTGGTGAAAATAGGAGCCGCTTCCGTTACTGCATCCTCAGCAGCTCTGTTAAGCAACTTTACTCCTTCATCTGCAAGGCTTCCCATACCAAGGGAACGTAGCGTAGTATCAACCTTTCTCAGTTTTTCAGGCATTAAGATTTTTACCGCTTCATTTTTTAGAAAACCGTCATTTAAAGCCAGTTTTTTCACTCCATCCGTTACCCCAATACTCAAGGCTTCCTTTAATCCCGAAGAGATTTGGGTTGATGTAAGATTTCCAAGGTTGGCCGTAGAACTTTTAATAGGTGTAGCAGTTGTTGTATTCGTATTCGTACTCGTTGTTGTGGAACCTTTAGTAGCTGGCGGCGTATTAAGGTCAATACCTGTTTTATCCTTAACCGTAGACTTGATGATATCAAGAAGCTGAGCCTGAGTAGATATTGAAAATAATAATCCTGCTGCTATAAAAATGCTTTTTCTCATTGTATTTTTTTACAAATTTAGATGTTTAATCTTTTAAGTGACGTATGCTATCAAAAAATAAACCATAAAATTTTATAAATTTAAATAATTATCTTTTTTTTAATTCAAAATTTTGATTTGTAGTTACTTATAATATTAGTGTTTACTGAGTTTTAAATGGAAACATTCCTACAATTATAAGTTTTAAAATAAACTTCTCGACCATTTAATTATTCAAAAGTTTTAGAAAATAAGTATATTAGCTATACCGTTAACCCAATCCAATGACTCGTATTTTTTTAGCATTTTTTATAATGACTTCAAGTCTTGTTTTTTCACAAAATAAATTGAACCTGATCCCTTATCCTCAAAATGTTGAGATAAAAGAGGGGAGTTTTATTCTTTCCGAAGTGTTGAATATGAGCAATGATTTGCCTAAAAAAGAAACAGATTATTTCAGAAAGCGTATGGGTTCTATGATAACATTGAAAGACTCTAAAAAATCAGATGCCCAATTGGTTTATTCTCAGTGGCCAAAAGCCTCTGCAGGAAAGGAAGAATCTTATAGTATAGAGATTTTACCCAAACGAATTCTCATTCAATCCTATACTCAGCAAGGATATTTTCTGGCGATTCAAACCCTGATTCAGTTATTTGAAAATTATCAGACTGAAAAGAAAATTCCGGCCATGAAGATTGAGGACCAACCCAAGTTTGCTTGGCGGGGAATGCATCTGGACGTTTGCCGTCATTTTTTTACCGTTGATGAGGTAAAGCAATACATCGATTATCTGGCGATGTACAAAATGAATACCTTTCACTGGCATTTAACAGATGATCAAGGCTGGAGAATTGAAATTAAAAAATATCCAAAGTTAACACAAATCGGTTCAAAACGTAAGGAATCCATGATTGGTGCTTACGTTGATAATACTTTTGACGGAAAGCCTTATGGACCATACTTTTATACTCAGGAGCAAATAAAAGATGTAGTGAAATATGCTCAGGAAAGACACATAACGATTGTTCCTGAAATTGAAATGCCTGGGCATGCCTTGGCTGCATTATCAGCTTATCCGGAGCTGGCATGTACCAAAGGACCTTTTGAGGCAGCCACAAAATGGGGCGTTTTTGACGATGTATTTTGCCCTAAAGATGAAACATTTAAGTTTTTGGAAAACGTTTTGGATGAGGTTATTCAGCTATTTCCATCACAATATATTCACATTGGCGGAGATGAATGCCCTAAAACACGATGGAAAGAATGCGCCCATTGCCAGGAACTTATCAAAAAAAATAATTTGAAGGATGAACATGGGTTGCAAAGTTATTTTATCCAAAGAATTGAAAAATATGTCAACAGTAAAGGTCGAAAGATTATTGGCTGGGACGAAATTTTAGAGGGAGGATTGGCTCCTAATGCAGCGGTTATGAGCTGGACAGGAGTAAACGGAGGTATTGAAGCCGCAAAGTCAAAGCATTTTGCTGTAATGACGCCCGGAGCATATTGTTATTTTGACCATTATCAGGGAGATCCGCAGACAGAACCCAATGCTTTTGGAGGTTTTACACCACTGGAAAAAGTTTATTCCTATAATCCGATTCCTGATGAATTGAATGCGGAGCAGGCAAAGTATATTTTGGGGGTTCAGGCCAATCTATGGACAGAATACATTCTGGATTTCAAGCAGGTTCAGTATATGATTTTTCCTAGATTGATGGCGCTTTCGGAAGTAGGATGGGGAACTTCGGATCCTAAGAATTATAAAGAATTTGAAAGCAGAGTGATACACCAGTTTAAGGTTTTGGACAAAATGAATGTAAATTATGCCAAAAGCATTTACAATATTTCAGGAAAGGTAATTTCTGCCAATAAAGGTATTGCCTATGAACTTTCAACCTCACAAAATTCAAATGGAATAAGATATACTCTGGATGGAACTACTCCCACAATACATTCTAAAACGTATCAGGGTCCTGTTTCAATACCTGGTTCTTTAACTATAAAATCTGCTTATTTTGAAGATGGGAAGCTTAAAAGCGCTGTCTCTTCACAGCAATTTATCATTTCAAAAGCAACAGGAAAAAATATTACTCTTGAACAGCTACCAAGCGAAAATTATTCTTTTGGGGGCGCCTTTACCCTTGTAGACGGAATTATTGGCAACCCAAAGCAGCTGGGCAAAACATGGTTGGGCTTTATGGGAAAAGATGTGGCGGCAACAATAGATTTCGGACAGAAGACGGATTTTTCAGAGGTTTATTTTAATACATTGCAAAATAAAGGAAGCTGGATCCACCTTGCAAAATCTGCCCAGATTTTCGTCTCTGATGACAATAAAAACTTTAAACTCATCAAGGAAATAGGAAAGGCGAAAATTGAAAATGCCAATGGGAAAATTAAATTGAATGTTGGCCAGCAAAGCTCAAGATATATGAAGCTGAGAATAGAAAATGCTGGAATTATTCCGGCAGGAAACCCTGGTGCTGATTCAAAAGCATGGCTGTTTGTTGATGAAATTGGCGTAAATTAGCAACTATTGAATTTTACAAGATGCAAGACACGATACTTTCCTCAGAGTTTTCATCATCACCGGAATTGGTTGAAAAATTATACCAGAACGGGATTACTAAAAATTACAATCAGGGAGATATTATTTTAGACGAAAATGCTTCCATACGCTCTATTCCTATCGTAATGAAAGGAATGTTGAAGGTGATCAGAACTGAAGAAGACGGGCGTGAAATCCTGCTCTACTACATCAAGGCAGGAGAAAGTTGCATTATGTCTTTTCTGGGCGGAATGCACAATGAAAAAAGTATTGTAAAAGCAGAGATAGAAGAAGACGCAGAGATTCTTTTTCTTCCCGTAGATAAGGTTTCTTTATTCATCAAGGAATATCCGGAATGGCTGGATTATATTTTCAGGCTTTATCACAAACGTTTTGAAGAATTACTGGATATCATCAATGCCATTGCCTTTAAGAAAGTAGATGAAAGATTACTGAATCTTCTTCATAAAAAGGCAGAAATTACCGGTACAAATACCATCAATACTACCCATGAGCAGCTTGCCAATGAACTGGGAACCGCCAGAGTAGTAGTTTCCAGACTCCTGAAACAACTTGAAGACGAAGGAAAGGTGAAGCTCGGAAGAAACAAAATTATTCTTCTGGAAACTCTCCATCAGTTGTAAACGACCATATTCCCCTCCGCTAGAGGGGTGGCAAATCAAAGATTTGACGGGGTGGTTCATTTTGAAGTTTCTAAACAATCTAAACGTGAAACAATTTGTGTTTAAAAGCACCCTTATGTAACAAAAGTAGCTGTATATCCCTCCAAACAATTCCATTTTTGTACTCAGAAAGAAAAGATTACAATGGAAATTATAGGGTATACAGCATCAGTTTTAATAGGGATTTCTTTAGGATTAATTGGTGGAGGCGGAAGTATTCTCATCGTTCCGGTATTGGTTTATCTCTTTGGTATAGATGCTTTGCTGGCAACGGAATATTCTCTTTTTATAGTAGGAGTAAGTAGTGTGGTAGGATCATTTTCGTATTTAAAAAAAGGATTGGTGGATCTTAAAATGTCATTGATATTTGGAATACCGTCCATTACTTCAATTTTTATTACCAGAACCTATTTGCTTCCCCTGATTCCTGATGAACTCATTCAGATAAAGAGTTTTCTTATCACTAAAAATATTTTCTTGCTTCTGATTTTTGCAGGTTTGATGATCCTTGCTTCCTACAAAATGATCAGAAACAATTCTTCTACTGTTTCACCGGAAAATCATTCAGATAAAAATTCTTTGTCAGCAGCAGGAGAGGGAACTGTTGTTGGGATTGTAACAGGATTGGTGGGAGCCGGCGGAGGATTTATGATTATTCCCGCTCTCGTTAATCTTTTGAAAGTTCCGATGAAAACAGCCATAGGAACTTCTCTGGTGATTATTTCCCTAAACTCGCTGATTGGCTTTGCTTCCTCTATAAATCATTCTGTAATAGATTGGAAATTATTGATGTCCATTACTTTTATTGCTGTAATAGGAATTGTTATTGGTATACATCTATCAAAAAGAATAGATGGTAAAAAGCTCAAGCCTGCATTCGGGTGGTTTATCTTGGTAATGGGCATTTACATTATTACAAAGGAAATCTATCATATATTAATCATTTAAAAACAGTTATGTAACAAAAGTAACTGTGGCTGAAAATGAAAAACAGGAGATTTGTATCAGATAACAGAATCAAAATATTTAAAAATGAAAATAGAACAGATTTATACAGGTTGTTTGGCTCAGGGTGCTTACTATATTATTTCAAATGGAGAAGCTGCGATCATTGATCCCTTACGTGAAACAAAACCCTACATAGAAAAGCTGAAAAAAGACGGAGTACAATTAAAATATATTTTTGAAACCCATTTTCATGCTGATTTTGTAAGTGGACACGTTGATTTAAGCAAAAAAACAAACGCTCCAGTTGTCTATGGACCGACTGCGAAGCCTGACTTTGAGGCTATCATCGCTGAAGATCATCAGATATTTGAAGTGGGGAAAATTAAAATTAAGGTTCTTCATACACCGGGACATACGTTGGAAAGTTCCTGCTATTTGTTGATGGATGAACATGGAAAAGAAAAAGCTCTGTTCAGTGGAGATACCTTATTTTTGGGAGATGTAGGACGTCCAGATCTTGCTCAGAAAGCCACAGATATGACACAGGATGAGCTTGCAGGATTACTATATGAAAGCCTATACAAAAAAATTCTACCCTTAGCAGATGATATTATGGTGTATCCCGCTCATGGAGCAGGTTCTGCCTGTGGGAAAAATATGCAGAAAGAAACTATGGATACTCTTGGAAATCAAAAGAAAACCAATTATGTCCTGAATCAAAAAAATAAAAAAAGCTTCATCAAAGAAGTAACAGATGGACTTTTACCACCACCGGCCTATTTTGGAATGAATGTGATGATGAACAAAAAAGGCTATCACAGCTTTGATGAGGTTTTGTCACAAGGATTGCAGCCTCTTGCTCCTGAACAGTTTGAGGAAATAGCAGAAGCTTCCGGAGCTTTAGTTCTGGATGTGAGAAACAGCAGTACATTTGTTCAGGATTTCATTCCGCAATCAGTAAATATAGGATTGGATGGTGACTTTGCCCCTTGGGTAGGTGCTTTAATTGCAGATGTGAATCAGCCTATTCTGCTGGTGACAGAAACAGGAGATGAGGAAGAAACAGTAACCAGATTAAGCAGAGTAGGGTTTGATCAGGTTTTAGGATATTTGGATGGAGGCTTTGATGCATGGAAAAAAAGTGGAAAAGAAATAGATCATGTCCCTCGTATTTCTGCCGGACAATTTGAAAAGGAGATTAAAGGAAAAAACGCAAAAATCATTGATATAAGAAGAGAAAGTGAATACAATGCGGAACACATTCATGAAGCCTACAGTAAGCCTTTAGCCTATATCAATGAGTGGATTCATACTTTAGATCCGGAAGAACATTTTTACATGCATTGTGGAAGCGGTTACAGAAGCACAATGGCTGCAAGTATTCTTCAGGCAAGAGGGTACAGAAATTTCACGGAAATTGAGGGTGGTTTTAAAGCCATTGCCTCTACACAGATTAAAAAAAGTGATTTTGTATGTCAGACTAAAATTTTAAAATAAATTAGATTAAAAAAGAATATATGTTGGAGATGATAAAAGAACCATGGCCATGGTATATTGCAGGCCCTTTGATCGGGTTAACTGTCCCCGCCTTACTTATTATGGGAAATAAATCCTTTGGAATAAGTTCTTCACTAAGGCATATCTGCGCTGCCTGTGTACCGGCTAATGTCAATTTTTTTAAATATGACTGGAAAAAAGAAACATGGAACCTATTTTTCGTATTGGGAATTTTCTTCGGTGGAATGATTGCCGCCAACTTTATGCTCAATCCAACTGAAATTATGGTTAATCCTAATCTGAAAACAGAATTGGCAGGCTATGGAATTACAGATTACAGTAATCTTGTTCCGGTTCAGCTGATGAATTTTCAAAGTGTTTTTACACTGAGAGGCTTTATAATGATGGTTGTAGGCGGATTTTTGGTGGGTTTCGGAACACGATATGCAGGTGGATGTACCAGTGGGCATGCCATTATGGGACTTTCTAACTTTCAATGGCCATCTTTGGTGGCAACTGTATGTTTTATGATAGGAGGTTTTCTAATGGCCAATATTATCCTGCCCATGATACTTTCCCTATAAATCTAATTTTAAACTGAATGAAAGAAATGATAAAAGAAAAAGAACATGACGTTCAAGATACTTCTTGTGTAAACGAAGGCGGTCTTCAGCATAAATGGTATCATAATTTGAAATACCTTGCAGCAGGAATTATATTCGGAATTATTTTCGTAAAAGCTGAAGTGATTAGTTGGTTCCGAATTCAGGAGATGTTCCGCCTGCAGTCTTTTCATATGTACGGAATCATCGGAAGTGCCGTGGTGGTGGGAATGATTTCAGTGTTTTTGATTAAGAAATTCAATATCAAAACAATATATGGAGAACCCATTACCTTAGCTCCGAAAAAATTCAATAAAGGACAGATTTACGGTGGATTAATTTTCGGTTTTGGCTGGGCTATTACAGGAGCCTGTCCCGGACCTCTCTTTGCTCAGATTGGAACAGGAGCTCTCGCAGTGTCTGTTACCCTGTTGAGTGCTATAGCCGGAACCTGGGTATACGGATACTTCAGGGATCAATTACCTCATTGATACTTTAAACAAGAAATAATTAAAGAACCATTTCCATATAACAATTTTGTATTGTAGAAATTCAGATTGAAAAATTGGAGGAGGGTTTTAGCCCAAATAAAAAAGACTACGAATAATAATCCGTAGTCTTTTTTTTGTATAAAATTATGAAGATATGAAGTGCTCAGCTCCCAGGGCCATATAAAGATTAATGCGTTCTATTCTGTACTGAAGATCCAGATTAATCAGGTTCATCTCATTTTTAAGAAGATCCCTTTGCTTTCGGATCAGTACAAAACTATTGTTAGCACCCACCTTTATTTGTTTTTGAGTGAGACTAATATTGTTTTTCAATTCATTGATCGCCTTTGTGTTATAGGAGGATTGTTTTTCAATGGAGTGTAGATTGGCTAAAGATGATTCCACTTCATTTAAAGCATTCAGTACCGTTTTTGAATACTCTTCTACGATCTGTTTTTGCTGAGAATCCTTTATTTCTACATTCTTTTTCAGTTTCCCATTGTTGAATAAAGGAGAAACCAATCCACTACCTACCTTTAATAACGGATTGGAAAATAAAGAATTGAGAGATTCCACATTACTTCCGGCGGTTCCTAAAGAAGAACTTATGCTAATGGAAGGCAGTCTTGCCGCTTTGGCCTGCTGTACCTCATAAAAAGCTTTTTCTATTTGAAAATGACTGGCCTGTATATCTGATCTGTTTTCTAGAAGCTGTAACGGAAAAGATTCAGGGATATCATTGTTTACAGGATTAAAAAAACTCTGTGTCATTAGCTTTCCCTCAGGATATTTTCCTGTAAGCAATTCAAGAGATCTTCTGGACTGGATATTCGCGTTTTTAACCTTTTCGAGGTATTCTTCCAGAGAAATAATTTCCGCAGATATATTAGAAATATCCAATGCATTAGCCGTTCCCACCTTTTTTTGGAGGGTGTACAGCTTTTCCAGATCCTTAGACTTCTGAATATAACTTTCAATCTTATCTTCCTGAATATTTCCTGCAATATTTAAAAAATAAGCCTTTGCAATCATGCCCGCAATAGATTGATGCAGCAGGATATTTTGATGCTTTGCCGAAAAATAATTGCTTGTACTTGCCATTTGTGAAGACTTATTTTTACCCCACAGATCTATTTCCCAGCTAGCTTTCAATGCAAGACGACGAAGCTGGGTTTCACTCACCAGATTATTGGAGGTATTGGCAACAGCACTTACACTTGGGTACAGATCACTTCCTGCAATTTCCATAGCCAGTTCCACCTGATTGAGCTTTTCTCTGGCGATAATAATATCAGCATTGTATTGCATTCCCTCATTAATCAGGGCTTCCAGTTGCTGGTCCTTAAGATCTGTGATCCATTCATAAGAAAATGAGTCGGCATCAGTTTTTCGGTCAAAGATCCAGTCATCAGGAATTTGAAGATGAGAAACAATTTCGCTTTTTTCTTTGAGCTGATCCATATTTTCTTTCGTAGGTTCCTTGTATCCAATACAAGAACTTAGGCTTAAAGAAAGAACTCCCAGTACAATTAATTTTTTATACATCTTAGTGAAGTTTAGGGATCAGGAAGTTTATTTTACTGCTAATGCGCACCATTACCTTTCGGATAAGATGAAGTGGCTTGATGTGATCAGAATAGATCACGGCTGTACCTCTTGCCCCAACAGTAAGTTGTTTTTGTTCATCTACCAATACAAACTTGGCAATAAGTTTTCCATCCGTTTCAGGGAGTTGTCTGGCTGTGTCCGGAAGTCCTGCGGTAGATCCGTTTCCGCCCAGCATTCCTCCTGCGTTGTTCATAATACCTTGGCTGGTGGCATCAATAACATATTCAAGCTTGGCTTTTACAACCTTTCCGGGTTCTGTTTTAAGAGCAAGTTCAACCTCATTTCCATTTTTTACAGATTCAAGCTCATTTTGGGCAAAGAACCCAATAACAGATTGCTGCTTTTGAATTAAAACAAAGGCCGACTTAAATGGAGCCATGATAGCCCCCTCATTCAACTGAACATTGGGAATAATACCATCTGTAGGCGCCAGAACAACCGTTTGGGAAAGATTCCATTTCGCCTGATCCAGTTTCGCCTGAATCTCAGAAACAGATGAATTTTCTCCACCATAGGAAGCATTGGATTTTGTTTCCAAAGATTGTTGCTGTGATTGTGCCGCACTGATTCGGGACTGAAGATCACGTACATTGGTAATCGCCTGCTCCAGATCGAACTTGTTTGCAGCACCTGCCTCTACCAATTCCTGATACTGGGCAACCCTTTTATTGGCAAGATCCAGTTGAGACTGCAATCCCGCTATATTTTTTCTGGAGGCTGAAATATCTGTGTTATAGGAATTTACAGTAGCTTTCATATTGCTGAGTTTCGCCTCCAGAGATTTAATCTCCTGTACATAAGGTTCTCTGTCCAGAACAAATAATGTATCTCCTTTCTTTACCTCCTGATTGGTATTTACATATACCTTTTTTACCTTTCCCAAAGCCTGGGTAGTGATGTCAACACTTCTGTTTCCCACCTTTACATCAGAAGTAATGGGGCAGTAGTAATTAAGACTCAGAATTAAAGCAATACTCCCGAAAATAGGAAGAGAGTATACCACAACCTGAGTAGTAAATGTCCAGGGAATAAGTTTAAATTTTTTGATAAGCAGCCAGCAGATTCCGGCATATATGGCAACAAGTAATTCTAGCATTGGGTTTGATTTTCAATTGTGTTACGTTCTTCTTCAGTGTGATCTGTGTCTTTTTTCTGATCATTTTGATTACCATAATCATAGTTGGCCCAGATTAAGGCAACCGGCCATAAAAGGCCTCCAAAAATTAGGGAAAGGAGGCACATGCTTTTTATGGCTTTCAGCTGAGGATGGTTCTTTTCCTCAGCAACCTTTTCAGGATAGATGTGAACTTTCCAGAAAAGATAGATGCCGGCGATTGGTAAAACAAGTAAAATGAACCATGAAGCGGCATTTGCTATATTGTCTTCTACATGACCTGTTGATGCTTGAACAAAATTGCATGATAATAACAGGCAGAGAAGTAAGGATATTCTTTGCATAATATAATTGTATAAGGTAATAATGAAATGTTAAACAAGGTTGTAACTACACCATAATAGGGTAGCTACCTTAGTTTAAAGATAATTCTATAATAGATAATGTTTAGTGAATGATATTCTTCTCATTTTGCTTTTAATAAATTGTGTAACAGTATTTTGAGTAAGCAAAAATAGAATGAATAAAGTGAGAAAAAGTATTCCTAAGTTATTTTTTTCTTTCGTTCCTTTTTCTATGAATGCGTGCAGTCATGCGTGAAAGAGAGTTGGGAGTAATGCCCAGAAAATTAGCAATATACTTTCTGTTGGCATTTTGAGAAGTGAATGGGCGGCTTTCCAGAAACTCTTCATATCTGGAGTGCGGAGAAGTAGAGCAGAACTGCTCAGTACGAAATTTTAAAATACTGATAATCTGTTTCAAAGACTTCAGGTAGATATTATAAATGCCTCTGTGCTGAAAAGCCATTTCTTCAAATTCACTCTTGTTAAATAAAAAAATCTGACTTTCAATAACAGCTTCTATAGTATATTTTCGTTCAATTTCTCCCGAATAAGATTCTGGGCTTTCCATAATAACGGCTTCCTTTTCCGAAGGTAAAAAAAGATTCGTCTCAATACCATTCTCATCATCAAAAAAGCATCTTAGTAAACCATTGGAAAGAATAAACAAATGGTTAAAAGACTGTCCAGGAGCCAC
This genomic interval from Chryseobacterium joostei contains the following:
- a CDS encoding Crp/Fnr family transcriptional regulator codes for the protein MDPFKTFRNIVFFQELSDEEINILVSISTPKLLRKKEKLVAPGQSFNHLFILSNGLLRCFFDDENGIETNLFLPSEKEAVIMESPESYSGEIERKYTIEAVIESQIFLFNKSEFEEMAFQHRGIYNIYLKSLKQIISILKFRTEQFCSTSPHSRYEEFLESRPFTSQNANRKYIANFLGITPNSLSRMTARIHRKRNERKK